Below is a genomic region from Persicimonas caeni.
TGGCGATGCCCGACAGGTTGTTGGCGAGCTGGCCGTTGAGCAGGCCGACGCGCTCGCGCACCTCGGCGTAGCGCGGGGCCAAGAGCTTCTGGAACTTGAACGACCCCCACAAGATGAACGGGATGGGAAGCATCGCCATCCACGCCACGCCGGGCGCCAAGGCAAAGAAGGCGATGGAGACGACCACCGCGGTGGTCATGACCTTGATGAGGTCGTTGGCGCCAGTGTCCAAAAAGCGCTCGAGCTGGTTGATGTCGTCGTTGAGGATCGACATCAGCCCGCCGCTCGACTGCTCGTGGAAATAGGCGAGCTCGAGCTCCTGGATGTGGCCATAGGCCTCGAGGCGAAGCTCGTGCTGGATGGACTGGGCGAGGTTTCGCCACAGCCAGGAGTGGGCGTACTGAAAGGCCGACTCGAGCCCCCAGACCACCACCGTGGCCGCGGCTAGCACGATCAACTGGTCGAAGACGTCGACCACGCCCAGCGAGGCAATGAGCGAGTCCTCCCTCTCGACCACCACGTCGACCGCCGCGCCGATGAGCGCCGGCGGCGCCAGGTCGAAGATCTTGTTGAGGATGGAGGCGCCCACCGCCATCCAGACGCGTCGGCGCTGGCCCTTGGCGTACGAGAAGAGGCGTTTGAGGGGGTGGCGATTGTCTTCGGGTGGCTGCGACACGATGGTGGTTGGGTTGAGGGCGAGTTTGTTTAGATGCAGGCGGTTCAGGGCTCGAAACGCCATCTACATAGGCAATTAAGGACATAAGGGTTGCGAATCGTGAATCACTTCCGGCTCGCTGCCCCTATGTCCTTAATTGCTCATGTAGAGGGAGTTGCGCCTCTGCAAGGCCCACTCTCCTCTGCAAGGCCTACACAACCGACATACCCCACCCCAGCCCGATTGCAAGAAAACGCCCCCCTTTCAAAGCCCTCGCAGTGTTTAGGCTTAGAGGTGACATCACCGTCACCCGAACGTGTCACGCTCCCATCGACCACACTTGTTATGGATGTTCGCAAGACCGTCCGCGAAATCGACTACAAAGCGATGCTTCGCCGCCCGGAGACACGCATCGGCGGCGCCCTGCTGGTCATGGTGGCGAGCATCTGGGCGTTCGTCGAGATCGCCGACGCGGTCAACGAACGGGAGACCTCGGCCTTCGACCGCGCGATCATGCTGGCGATGCGCGAGGGGCCGAACAACGCCGAGATTGCCGGGCCCTTCTTCGTCGAGAAATTCGCCAAGGACCTGACCACTCTGGGCGGCTATCCATTCGTGGTGCTGCTGACGTTTATCGTCATCGGCTATCTGGTGCTCAACCGCCACATTCGCCACGCCGTCGAGGTGACCCTGTCGGTCGCCGGCGGTGCGGCGATCGTGATGGGGCTCAAGGAGCTGTTCGGACGCGCGCGCCCCGAAATCGTCCCGCCGATGTACGAGGTGGCCACCTGGAGCTTTCCCAGCGGCCACTCGTCGACCGCGGCGGTCGTCTTTTTGACGCTGGGGATTTTGATCGCGCGGTTTGTGACCCGCAAGCGACTCACCCTGTACGTCATCGGCGTCGCCTTCTTGCTGACGTTCATCGTCGGTTGGTCGCGCGTGGCCCTGGGGGTCCACTACCCCACCGACGTGCTCGCCGGCTGGGCGATGGGGCTGACGTGGGCGCTCTTTAGCTGGCTGGTGGTTAACTTCTGGGAGAACTGGAAGTCGCGGCCCGTGCGGGCGCGTCGCGAAGCCGAGATGTACGAAGATACCGAAGCCGAAGTCACTCACATGCCTCGTGAAACTGGGGAGCAACCCACATGAGACAAGTCATCGTGAAGCAATGGTTCGAATCGGAAGGCGGCTACGGGCGCACACCGCGCTACTCGCTGCACCCGGACGCCGACGCCTGCCGCACCTTCGCCGAAGACCACCAGAGCGACCGGTTGCACCCGGACGGAAAGGCATTTGGCGCCGAGGTCGACGACGACGTCTACGAAGAGCTCGAGTCGTCGGGCGCCGGCATCTGGTTTAGCGGACGGGTGCGCATGGACGGCAAGGACGTCGAGCTGGGCAAGTCCAAAAACTAGTTCTGTAGCCCCTCATTCTCCAGCGGGGAGATCGCGGTCGCATCGACGACCACCGGCAAGGTGATCTCGAAGCGGCTGCCCCGCCCTTTGCCGTCGCTGTGGGCGCAGACTGTGCCGCCGTGCATTTCGATAAGGCGGCGCACCAGCGTCAGGCCCAGGCCCAACCCACCGTGAGATCGGTCGATGGAGGTGTTCGACTGGCGAAACAGGTCGAAGACGTGCGGCAGCATATTCGGGTCGATGCCGGCCCCGTCGTCTTCGACCGCGATGGTCAAATCGTGCCCGCTGCCCTCGACCTCCAGCCTGATATGCCCGCCTTCGTCGGTGAACTTGGTGGCGTTGTGCAACAGGTTCGAGATGACCTGAATGATCCGGGTCTTATCGACGTCGATGGTGAGCCCGTCCACAGGCACGACCACCTCGAGTGACTGGTGGCGCCCTTCGACCAGCGGCTCGATGGTCTCGACGGCCCCGTCGATGATCTCTTCGAGCTTCCAGTGCTCGCGATCGATGTCGATGCGCCCCTGGCTGATCCGCGCCACGTCGAGCAGGTCGTCGACCAGCGCGCTCAGTTGGGTGACCTGCCGGTCGATGACGTCGCGCACCCAAGCCAAACGGTCGGGCGAAATCTCGTCACCCTGCATCTCGAGCATGTCGGCGACAGTGGCCAGCGGCGCCAGCGGGTTGCGCAGCTCGTGGCCGAGCATCGCCAAAAACTCGTCTTTGAGCCGGCTCTCGGCGCGCAACTGCGCGGCCTGCTCCTCGACCAGATGACGAGCCTCGACCAATTCGGTGACGTCCCATCCAAACGCGGCCACGCCGTCGATGTTGCCGTCGAGGTCATGAGTCGGCAGGTAGACGAAGGTCAGATAGTGAGTCTGTAACTCATCAGTCTCCGGGTCGAGAATCGGCACAGGCGCCTCTTCGGCGAAAAAGGGCTCACCGGTCTCGTAGACGCGGTCGAGCATGTCGAGTTGCTCTCTGATATTGTCGCGCTCGAACACCTCATACACCGTCTTCCCGACGATCGGACGCCCCTTGAGCAGCAAATTGTGGGCCGGATTGTTCAGCGTATAGACATGCTCGGGCCCCTCCATGATGGCGATGAAGGCGGGCGCGTTCATGAACAGCTCGTGAATCTGGCGGCGCGAACGCTCGGCCATCTCCTGCTCGAAGACGGCACCGGCCAACTGGGCGTCGACGCGGGCCAGAATCTCGCGCGCCGACCCGGTCTCGAAGACCACGTCGTCGGCGCCACAACGCAGCGCCAACTCCCGAGACTTTTGACTGCCGCTTCGCGCACTGGCGATGACCCGCGGCACCCTTCCCTCCAGCTCGGTGCACAGGTGGCGCACCAACGCGACCGATTCAGGCACCGACGAGTAGATGCCCACGAGCACGACGTCCGGCTCGAACTCGGCGACCAGGTCGCGAGCGGCTTCGAGGTCGTCGGTGGCGCGCACCTCCCCTTTGAGCGCGCACAATTGCTCCAAGTACAACCGCCAGTCGGTGTTGGACTCGACGATCAAGATGCGCGCCTTCGAATCCTGTCGGCTGTCTGAACGTGGATTGGTATGCTTGCCGTCGGCGCGCTCGAGCAGCACTGCCTCGGTGACCTCTTCGACACGGTGTAAGATCCCGATCACCTCCCCGTTGTCGTCGAGGAGCGGAAGATTACGCGGGCTCCACCAACGTTCCGCCAGTTCGCCCCCTTCGGCACTACTCCGATGGATATCGTAGCGATACGCCCCGATGCTGTCCGGGCTCCCCTCTTTCGCCACCCGCTCGAAAGACGCTCTGAGCGCCTTGACGTTCGTGGAGTGAGGATCTTGTTCGTTGACTGGAAAGACTTCGGCGAATCCGTGCCCAACGACTTCATCAGGGGAGCGCCCCGCGCACCGCTCGTAGGCTTCATTGACCGCCAGAAAAGTGTACCTCGGCGCGTCGGGAGCCAACACGGCACACGGCTCGGGTATTGCTTGGAAGACGTGTTGGAAAATCTCGTTGTCTGAGAGTACTTCGCTCATCAAACCTCCTTTCAGCCATGTCGGACCTTCCAAAAACATCGGCCACGCTGCTCGCCTTCCAGCAAAGTTACCTCAAGGCGACAAAACTAACCACCGCGCCGACATACCGCGTCACGACAGGCCAATTGTAGGCCAGCAGAACAAAGCGCCTCGATGTCCGCGGGTAGACGACAGCCCGGAGAGGTCGGCAACTCCTTTTAGGCTCTCGCCGGGGAGTTTTGGACGGAAGTGAGCACTTCTTGGATGGCCGCGCGCGCCGCCGGCTTGACCAGATGATGATCGAAGCCGGCCTCCATGGCTCGCTTCAGATCTTCGTCTTGGCCGTATCCGGTCACCGCGACCATCGTCGCATCTTCGAAGCGCGCGTCGTTGCGTAAGTTGCAGGCCACCTGATAGCCGTCGACCTTGGGCAAACCGATGTCCAGAAACAAGACTTGCGGCTCGAAATCGTCGGCCACGTCGAGGGCTTCGGCGCCGTCATAAGCAACTTCGACGTTGTTGCCGTGCGCCGAGATCAGAAGGGCGAGCGCTTCGGCGGCGTCGCGATTGTCGTCGACGACCAACACGCGCATCGACTCGCCTCGCTCCTCGGATTGCCGCGTTGGCGCGTCTCCAGCAATGGGCGCATCGACGACCACCGGCATCTCGACCCTAAAACAACTGCCGTGGCCAGTCCCCTCGCTCGACGCACGCACCTGACCGCCGTGCATCTCGACGAGGCGTCGCACCAGCGTCAGGCCCAGCCCCAATCCACCCAAGGAGCGGTCCAATGACGTCTCGGATTGCTTGAACAGGGTAAAGACGTGCGGCAACAAATCGGGATCGATGCCCTGGCCGTTGTCGCAGACCTCGATGACCAGGTGAGGAGCGTCGACATGCGTCTCCAGCGTGATCTCGCCCCCCGTCTGGGTATATTTGCTGGCATTATTGAGCAGGTTCGCCACCACTTGGGTGAGCCGCACGGGATCGACCTCGAGGTTGACGGTCGCGTCGGGCAAGAGGACGTCGAGGGACTGCTCCTTGCGGTTGATCAACGGCCGGCAAGACTCGACCGCCCCCGAGACGATGCTCTGCAGCGTACATTCATCGAGTTGTAGGTCGATCTGGGCACGTTCGATGCGTGCTACGTCGAGCAAATCGTCGACCAGACGCGTCATCTGAGACAATTGACGTTCGATCAAGTCCATGCCCCAGTGCAGTTGCTCTTCGTCGAGGCCCTCCTCTCCGCCCCTCATCACTTCTAGCGCCATGCCGATGGGCGCCAGCGGATTTCGCAATTCGTGGCCGAGCATGGCCAAGAACTCGTCTTTGTGACGATTCTCGCGCTCGGCGCGCGCCGCCTGCGCCTCGACGGCCTGACGAGCGGCTACGAGTTCGGTTACTTCAAAGCCAAAGACGGCCACGCCTTCGATCTCGCCCTGCAGGTTGTAGTTGGGTAGGTAAGCAAACGTCGCGTGAATGGCGCCCGGTTGACCGGTGTCCTCGTCCCGCAGCACGATCTCCTGCTCGTAAAAAACGCGCGGCTTGCCCGTTTGATAGACGCTGTCGAGCACGGCGATGAACTTGTCGATCTCCTGCTCGGGAAACACCTCCGAGACGGTGCGCCCGATGAGTTCGCGGTGGCCGATAAGCTCGTAGTAGGCCGGATTGGCCATCGTGAAGGTGTGGCTGGGGCCCTCGACCATGCAGATGAACGCCGGCGCCTTCATGAACATGTCGTGGAACTGCCGGCGGGTCTTCTGCTCGAGCGAACGGCGTAAATCCGCCACGACCGTATGCGCAGTGTCCGTGCCGTTGCGCCAGTCTTGCTGCCGCTCTTGGACGATGTATTCGGTCACATCTTCGACGCGATGGAGCAGGTGGGACACGCCGCCCTGATCATCGCCAATCGGAATCGAGCGGGTGGTCCAGTAGCGCTCCTCGAAGGACTCGCCGCTGTCTTCGGGCCGGCGTAGATCATAGCGAAGGGGTCCGGTCG
It encodes:
- a CDS encoding phosphatase PAP2 family protein; this encodes MDVRKTVREIDYKAMLRRPETRIGGALLVMVASIWAFVEIADAVNERETSAFDRAIMLAMREGPNNAEIAGPFFVEKFAKDLTTLGGYPFVVLLTFIVIGYLVLNRHIRHAVEVTLSVAGGAAIVMGLKELFGRARPEIVPPMYEVATWSFPSGHSSTAAVVFLTLGILIARFVTRKRLTLYVIGVAFLLTFIVGWSRVALGVHYPTDVLAGWAMGLTWALFSWLVVNFWENWKSRPVRARREAEMYEDTEAEVTHMPRETGEQPT
- a CDS encoding PAS domain-containing sensor histidine kinase, whose protein sequence is MSEVLSDNEIFQHVFQAIPEPCAVLAPDAPRYTFLAVNEAYERCAGRSPDEVVGHGFAEVFPVNEQDPHSTNVKALRASFERVAKEGSPDSIGAYRYDIHRSSAEGGELAERWWSPRNLPLLDDNGEVIGILHRVEEVTEAVLLERADGKHTNPRSDSRQDSKARILIVESNTDWRLYLEQLCALKGEVRATDDLEAARDLVAEFEPDVVLVGIYSSVPESVALVRHLCTELEGRVPRVIASARSGSQKSRELALRCGADDVVFETGSAREILARVDAQLAGAVFEQEMAERSRRQIHELFMNAPAFIAIMEGPEHVYTLNNPAHNLLLKGRPIVGKTVYEVFERDNIREQLDMLDRVYETGEPFFAEEAPVPILDPETDELQTHYLTFVYLPTHDLDGNIDGVAAFGWDVTELVEARHLVEEQAAQLRAESRLKDEFLAMLGHELRNPLAPLATVADMLEMQGDEISPDRLAWVRDVIDRQVTQLSALVDDLLDVARISQGRIDIDREHWKLEEIIDGAVETIEPLVEGRHQSLEVVVPVDGLTIDVDKTRIIQVISNLLHNATKFTDEGGHIRLEVEGSGHDLTIAVEDDGAGIDPNMLPHVFDLFRQSNTSIDRSHGGLGLGLTLVRRLIEMHGGTVCAHSDGKGRGSRFEITLPVVVDATAISPLENEGLQN
- a CDS encoding PAS domain-containing hybrid sensor histidine kinase/response regulator, coding for MPTSQRESLDYRHLLEASPEMVCVIATDAPRFTVLAASDAYLEATRTTRDQLIGQGLFEIFDAYEDTHRTAGREQVRRNLAESLETGEMCSTGPLRYDLRRPEDSGESFEERYWTTRSIPIGDDQGGVSHLLHRVEDVTEYIVQERQQDWRNGTDTAHTVVADLRRSLEQKTRRQFHDMFMKAPAFICMVEGPSHTFTMANPAYYELIGHRELIGRTVSEVFPEQEIDKFIAVLDSVYQTGKPRVFYEQEIVLRDEDTGQPGAIHATFAYLPNYNLQGEIEGVAVFGFEVTELVAARQAVEAQAARAERENRHKDEFLAMLGHELRNPLAPIGMALEVMRGGEEGLDEEQLHWGMDLIERQLSQMTRLVDDLLDVARIERAQIDLQLDECTLQSIVSGAVESCRPLINRKEQSLDVLLPDATVNLEVDPVRLTQVVANLLNNASKYTQTGGEITLETHVDAPHLVIEVCDNGQGIDPDLLPHVFTLFKQSETSLDRSLGGLGLGLTLVRRLVEMHGGQVRASSEGTGHGSCFRVEMPVVVDAPIAGDAPTRQSEERGESMRVLVVDDNRDAAEALALLISAHGNNVEVAYDGAEALDVADDFEPQVLFLDIGLPKVDGYQVACNLRNDARFEDATMVAVTGYGQDEDLKRAMEAGFDHHLVKPAARAAIQEVLTSVQNSPARA